One Pieris napi chromosome 13, ilPieNapi1.2, whole genome shotgun sequence genomic window carries:
- the LOC125055150 gene encoding uncharacterized protein LOC125055150, whose amino-acid sequence MSSNDYIKKIREDREARVQARIQKLRELNLKKYGQSETNRNNVSRSASENAAFPKNIPNFINNLTSEKNLNTVKKPTAISNVLPKKTDYPSGIPKKTQPQIKNIVNDLKKPEAKDIQKNMNGVVKKMDLKNNQKHVNWEKAETKDLHKKKTVVLLNASIKAKENANLRKSVIPTKPPLNNKKSFIPTNVARKSTIGGTLGKRESVFDRLYKPKTVYTEHNIKHDKKPIAPPIVNRRKTTFDQSQRAKLPVRRSISAVHFKKIDKGELKNCIHRSASIGDINKVSLHNINEDENIQEMVSAVKSEQKKVKFQTPLTNPDEMRLKLVKWLEKRGKTIDTYQHLHCFGIQQSFDIPKFEYGDEDKENQPLENDSDNESFTELNGQLINKWRSPSNMDSVELNESYETAVISESPMVNDALLGALNDLTEILRNGYSWEEGARWLRAIRDTYTAAQETATYWECRAALEEARGDMPASMQCWEEALAKGTNRTVAEENIDHLLAKFMQLKINPGSEKKVDPKLVDAKNVFKSTLLRFAVQENIKQITPTVTPVRRSARLNDRKTPLKLFNTVQQAFDTEKAEFRPNRAIAPTP is encoded by the exons ATGTCATCAaatgattatataaaaaaaataagagaaGATAGAGAGGCAAGAGTTCAGGCTCGAATTCAGAAG TTAAGAGAATTGaatcttaaaaaatatggACAAAGCGAAACAAATAGAAACAATGTTTCAAGATCAGCTTCTGAAAATGCTGCATTTCCAAAAAATATAccgaattttattaataatttaacatcaGAGAAAAACTTAAATACCGTAAAGAAACCAACAGCCATTTCTAATGTACTTCCCAAAAAAACTGATTATCCTAGTGGTATACCTAAAAAAACACAacctcaaattaaaaatattgttaatgatCTTAAAAAGCCAGAAGCAAAAGATatccaaaaaaatatgaatggtGTTGTTAAGAAGATGGATTTAAAGAATAACCAAAAGCATGTCAATTGGGAAAAGGCAGAAACAAAAGATTTGCACAAAAAGAAAACTGTAGTCTTACTTAATGCAAGTATTAAGGCTAAAGAAAATGCTAATTTAAGAAAATCAGTTATTCCAACTAAACCtccacttaataataaaaagagttTCATACCCACTAATGTTGCTAGAAAAAGTACTATTGGCGGTACATTGGGAAAGAGAGAATCTGTTTTTGATCGACTCTATAAACCGAAAACTGTTTATACAGAgcataatattaaacatgaCAAGAAACCAATTGCTCCTCCAATAGTAAACAGACGAAAGACTACATTTGACCAAAGCCAGAGAGCTAAACTGCCAGTTCGAAGATCCATATCTGCTGTACactttaagaaaattgacaAAGGTGAACTTAAAAACTGCATACACAGATCGGCGTCCATCGGAGACATAAACAAAGTGTCATTGCATAACATTAATGAAGATGAAAACATCCAAGAAATGGTATCAGCAGTGAAGAGCGAAcagaaaaaagttaaattccAAACACCATTGACAAATCCAGATGAAATGAGATTGAAATTGGTGAAATGGCTGGAAAAACGCGGAAAAACTATTGATACATACCAGCATTTACACTGTTTTGGCATACAACAGTCATTTGATATTCCAAAATTTGAGTATGGTGATGAAGATAAGGAAAACCAGCCGTTGGAAAATGATAGTGATAATGAATCGTTTACTGAGTTGAATGGACAGCTGATTAATAAGTGGAGGAGTCCAAGTAATATGGACAGCGTTGAATTAAATGAGAGCTATGAAACGGCAGTCATTTCTGAATCACCAATGGTGAATGATGCGTTGTTGGGTGCTCTCAATGATTTGAcagaaatattaagaaat ggaTATAGCTGGGAAGAGGGCGCCCGTTGGCTCCGTGCAATAAGAGATACATACACTGCTGCCCAAGAAACGGCTACATACTGGGAATGTAGAGCCGCCTTGGAGGAAGCACGAGGGGACATGCCAGCTTCCATGCAGTGTTGGGAAGAAGCGCTGGCTAAGGGCACCAAT CGGACAGTAGCAGAAGAAAACATTGACCATCTGCTAGCCAAGTTTATGCAGTTGAAGATTAATCCTGGTTCCGAGAAGAAAGTGGACCCAAAGCTGGTTGACGCaaaaaatgtctttaaaaGTACATTACTCAGATTTGCTGTGCAAGaaaatat taaaCAAATAACTCCAACAGTGACACCCGTACGTCGAAGTGCGAGGCTTAATGACAGGAAAACTCCGCTAAAACTATTCAACACTGTACAACAAGCATTTGACACTGAAAAGGCCGAATTTAGGCCTAACCGAGCTATTGCTCCCACACCTTAA